One genomic window of Syngnathus acus chromosome 11, fSynAcu1.2, whole genome shotgun sequence includes the following:
- the LOC119130614 gene encoding cortexin domain-containing 1-like yields MDHGTHPAPPLLEVDVDLGFALFFLFLLCFFLLVTVVRCAQMVVDPYGSISTSTYQEEQIT; encoded by the coding sequence ATGGACCACGGGACGCATCCTGCGCCCCCCCTGTTGGAGGTGGATGTGGATCTGGGTTTTgcgctcttcttcctcttcctcttgtgCTTCTTCCTGCTGGTGACGGTGGTGCGCTGTGCCCAGATGGTGGTGGACCCCTACGGTTCCATCTCCACCTCCACCTACCAGGAGGAGCAGATTACCTGA
- the setdb1a gene encoding histone-lysine N-methyltransferase SETDB1-A isoform X2: protein MTHEELQSSISESVPKMDVTPPDLLEQCNAMKSQLEKCKKQRDRLLELSNSSATAYEAVVKELYAFLGWKYTDTDSDDDVIEISDGISRSPSYASEIDVCNTPRSDSPIPNNYLSDIDSQVTLTREATKVLSKSQIRGIPGENPANHHRDSKHSSPVPSKSDTHDSDFGSPEFENSASDSVFVEEPSPKRRRIKNHHSDSKHSSPVPSKSDTYNSDFVSAQFDNSASDSVFVEEPSPNKRPRMKIKWPMNTSPRKPSVDQKKKDAKTSRQTNDTGGNAKTPDTPNSSSESSLGSTASTSETIEKNTKCKSNSSGSNSVGKTKATGPDDGKEEKDDVQPSPQVQSVVCISSSSLAGGRSCKVPARVPQAEVKVGMKVLAKKSKMCWQRGKVMKMIQVADDKVKYMVQFYDKTKRLVSAHHLAFRNAPKLDYLYVGARVVIGSTCKGPLCSGILAEFPIRNNRQRYLRRVSRSDKSRIRLIPLLFRFLAFADDQTALYVGIPHLHLVYRPLEDPLEDISDTYHREFVKEYIKVWPNPPLAQVKCGQSLNVELSGVQESCVVESLDCSLMQIRFVESLREEWIYRGSWRLEIMATMNQLHTDS, encoded by the exons ATGACGCATGAAGAGCTCCAAAGTTCGATTTCGGAGTCCGTGCCAAAAATGGATGTGACCCCTCCTGATCTACTGGAGCAATGTAATGCGATGAAGTCCCAACTAGAAAAGTGCAAGAAACAGCGTGACCGACTCCTGGAACTCAGCAA CAGCTCTGCGACAGCATATGAAGCCGTTGTGAAGGAACTCTATGCCTTTCTGGGATGGAAATACACAGACACCGATTCTGATGACGATGTCATCGAAATAAGCGATG GAATCTCCCGTTCACCGTCATATGCGTCTGAGATAGATGTTTGCAATACTCCAAGAAGTGACAGCCCTATACCGAACAACTACTTGAGTGACATTGACAGCCAAGTCACTTTAACTAGAGAGGCAACAAAAGTCTTGAGCAAAAGCCAAATACGGGGTATACCTGGGGAAAATCCTGCCAATCACCATCGTGACAGTAAACACTCAAGTCCCGTTCCATCCAAGTCTGACACGCACGACTCCGATTTTGGTTCACCCGAGTTTGAGAACAGTGCAAGCGATTCCGTATTTGTAGAGGAGCCGTCACCGAAAAGGCGACGTATCAAAAATCACCATAGTGACAGTAAACACTCAAGTCCCGTTCCATCCAAGTCTGACACATACAACTCCGATTTTGTTTCAGCCCAGTTTGATAACAGTGCAAGCGATTCCGTATTTGTAGAGGAGCCGTCACCGAACAAAAGGCCACGTATGAAAATTAAATGGCCTATGAATACATCTCCTAGAAAACCATCGGTGGACCAAAAGAAGAAGGATGCAAAAACATCACGTCAAACAAATGACACCGGCGGCAACGCTAAGACCCCGGATACACCAAACTCCTCAAGTGAGAGCAGCCTAGGGAGCACTGCAAGCACAAGTGAGACCATTGAAAAGAACACAAAGTGCAAAAGCAACTCAAGTGGAAGTAACTCCGTGGGCAAGACAAAGGCAACTGGACCAGATGAtggaaaagaagagaaagatgaTGTCCAGCCATCTCCCCAAG TTCAAAGTGTGGTGTGCATATCATCAAGCTCCTTGGCCGGCGGGCGTTCTTGTAAGGTGCCCGCACGAGTGCCACAAGCCGAGGTTAAAGTCGGAATGAAAGTGTTGGCCAAGAAGTCGAAAATGTGCTGGCAGCGTGGGAAAGTGATGAAAATGATCCAAGTCG CTGATGATAAGGTCAAATATATGGTCCAGTTTTACGACAAGACCAAGCGCCTCGTCTCGGCGCACCACCTCGCTTTCAGAAACGCACCCAAGTTGGACTACTTGTACGTCGGCGCCCGAGTGGTGATCGGCTCCACGTGCAAGGGCCCCCTCTGCTCCGGCATTTTGGCCGAGTTTCCCATCAGAAACAACCGTCAGAGGTATCTCCGACGCGTGTCGCGTAGCGACAAAAGTCGGATCCGTTTGATTCCTCTGTTGTTTAGGTTTCTGGCCTTTGCTGACGATCAAACGGCGCTGTATGTGGGCATACCTCATCTTCATCTGGTGTACAGACCAC TGGAGGACCCTTTGGAAGACATCAGTGACACTTACCACAGGGAATTTGTGAAGGAATACATCAAGGTCTGGCCTAACCCTCCCCTTGCCCAGGTCAAGTGTGGACAAAGCCTGAACGTGGAGCTCAGTGGAGTTCAGGAGAGCTGTGTGGTTGAGTCGCTCGACTGTAGCCTGATGCAGATCCGCTTTGTG GAAAGTCTACGTGAGGAATGGATCTACAGGGGCTCGTGGCGCCTGGAAATCATGGCTACAATGAACCAGTTGCATACGGACTCTTAA
- the setdb1a gene encoding histone-lysine N-methyltransferase SETDB1-A isoform X3, with protein MTRTQIKIMDRNDLAMTHEELQSSISESVPKMDVTPPDLLEQCNAMKSQLEKCKKQRDRLLELSNSSATAYEAVVKELYAFLGWKYTDTDSDDDVIEISDGISRSPSYASEIDVCNTPRSDSPIPNNYLSDIDSQVTLTREATKVLSKSQIRGIPGENPANHHRDSKHSSPVPSKSDTHDSDFGSPEFENSASDSVFVEEPSPKRRRIKNHHSDSKHSSPVPSKSDTYNSDFVSAQFDNSASDSVFVEEPSPNKRPRMKIKWPMNTSPRKPSVDQKKKDAKTSRQTNDTGGNAKTPDTPNSSSESSLGSTASTSETIEKNTKCKSNSSGSNSVGKTKATGPDDGKEEKDDVQPSPQVQSVVCISSSSLAGGRSCKVPARVPQAEVKVGMKVLAKKSKMCWQRGKVMKMIQVADDKVKYMVQFYDKTKRLVSAHHLAFRNAPKLDYLYVGARVVIGSTCKGPLCSGILAEFPIRNNRQRFLAFADDQTALYVGIPHLHLVYRPLEDPLEDISDTYHREFVKEYIKVWPNPPLAQVKCGQSLNVELSGVQESCVVESLDCSLMQIRFVESLREEWIYRGSWRLEIMATMNQLHTDS; from the exons ATGACCAGAACGCAAATAAAA ATAATGGATAGGAATGATTTGGCCATGACGCATGAAGAGCTCCAAAGTTCGATTTCGGAGTCCGTGCCAAAAATGGATGTGACCCCTCCTGATCTACTGGAGCAATGTAATGCGATGAAGTCCCAACTAGAAAAGTGCAAGAAACAGCGTGACCGACTCCTGGAACTCAGCAA CAGCTCTGCGACAGCATATGAAGCCGTTGTGAAGGAACTCTATGCCTTTCTGGGATGGAAATACACAGACACCGATTCTGATGACGATGTCATCGAAATAAGCGATG GAATCTCCCGTTCACCGTCATATGCGTCTGAGATAGATGTTTGCAATACTCCAAGAAGTGACAGCCCTATACCGAACAACTACTTGAGTGACATTGACAGCCAAGTCACTTTAACTAGAGAGGCAACAAAAGTCTTGAGCAAAAGCCAAATACGGGGTATACCTGGGGAAAATCCTGCCAATCACCATCGTGACAGTAAACACTCAAGTCCCGTTCCATCCAAGTCTGACACGCACGACTCCGATTTTGGTTCACCCGAGTTTGAGAACAGTGCAAGCGATTCCGTATTTGTAGAGGAGCCGTCACCGAAAAGGCGACGTATCAAAAATCACCATAGTGACAGTAAACACTCAAGTCCCGTTCCATCCAAGTCTGACACATACAACTCCGATTTTGTTTCAGCCCAGTTTGATAACAGTGCAAGCGATTCCGTATTTGTAGAGGAGCCGTCACCGAACAAAAGGCCACGTATGAAAATTAAATGGCCTATGAATACATCTCCTAGAAAACCATCGGTGGACCAAAAGAAGAAGGATGCAAAAACATCACGTCAAACAAATGACACCGGCGGCAACGCTAAGACCCCGGATACACCAAACTCCTCAAGTGAGAGCAGCCTAGGGAGCACTGCAAGCACAAGTGAGACCATTGAAAAGAACACAAAGTGCAAAAGCAACTCAAGTGGAAGTAACTCCGTGGGCAAGACAAAGGCAACTGGACCAGATGAtggaaaagaagagaaagatgaTGTCCAGCCATCTCCCCAAG TTCAAAGTGTGGTGTGCATATCATCAAGCTCCTTGGCCGGCGGGCGTTCTTGTAAGGTGCCCGCACGAGTGCCACAAGCCGAGGTTAAAGTCGGAATGAAAGTGTTGGCCAAGAAGTCGAAAATGTGCTGGCAGCGTGGGAAAGTGATGAAAATGATCCAAGTCG CTGATGATAAGGTCAAATATATGGTCCAGTTTTACGACAAGACCAAGCGCCTCGTCTCGGCGCACCACCTCGCTTTCAGAAACGCACCCAAGTTGGACTACTTGTACGTCGGCGCCCGAGTGGTGATCGGCTCCACGTGCAAGGGCCCCCTCTGCTCCGGCATTTTGGCCGAGTTTCCCATCAGAAACAACCGTCAGAG GTTTCTGGCCTTTGCTGACGATCAAACGGCGCTGTATGTGGGCATACCTCATCTTCATCTGGTGTACAGACCAC TGGAGGACCCTTTGGAAGACATCAGTGACACTTACCACAGGGAATTTGTGAAGGAATACATCAAGGTCTGGCCTAACCCTCCCCTTGCCCAGGTCAAGTGTGGACAAAGCCTGAACGTGGAGCTCAGTGGAGTTCAGGAGAGCTGTGTGGTTGAGTCGCTCGACTGTAGCCTGATGCAGATCCGCTTTGTG GAAAGTCTACGTGAGGAATGGATCTACAGGGGCTCGTGGCGCCTGGAAATCATGGCTACAATGAACCAGTTGCATACGGACTCTTAA
- the setdb1a gene encoding histone-lysine N-methyltransferase SETDB1-A isoform X1 has protein sequence MTRTQIKIMDRNDLAMTHEELQSSISESVPKMDVTPPDLLEQCNAMKSQLEKCKKQRDRLLELSNSSATAYEAVVKELYAFLGWKYTDTDSDDDVIEISDGISRSPSYASEIDVCNTPRSDSPIPNNYLSDIDSQVTLTREATKVLSKSQIRGIPGENPANHHRDSKHSSPVPSKSDTHDSDFGSPEFENSASDSVFVEEPSPKRRRIKNHHSDSKHSSPVPSKSDTYNSDFVSAQFDNSASDSVFVEEPSPNKRPRMKIKWPMNTSPRKPSVDQKKKDAKTSRQTNDTGGNAKTPDTPNSSSESSLGSTASTSETIEKNTKCKSNSSGSNSVGKTKATGPDDGKEEKDDVQPSPQVQSVVCISSSSLAGGRSCKVPARVPQAEVKVGMKVLAKKSKMCWQRGKVMKMIQVADDKVKYMVQFYDKTKRLVSAHHLAFRNAPKLDYLYVGARVVIGSTCKGPLCSGILAEFPIRNNRQRYLRRVSRSDKSRIRLIPLLFRFLAFADDQTALYVGIPHLHLVYRPLEDPLEDISDTYHREFVKEYIKVWPNPPLAQVKCGQSLNVELSGVQESCVVESLDCSLMQIRFVESLREEWIYRGSWRLEIMATMNQLHTDS, from the exons ATGACCAGAACGCAAATAAAA ATAATGGATAGGAATGATTTGGCCATGACGCATGAAGAGCTCCAAAGTTCGATTTCGGAGTCCGTGCCAAAAATGGATGTGACCCCTCCTGATCTACTGGAGCAATGTAATGCGATGAAGTCCCAACTAGAAAAGTGCAAGAAACAGCGTGACCGACTCCTGGAACTCAGCAA CAGCTCTGCGACAGCATATGAAGCCGTTGTGAAGGAACTCTATGCCTTTCTGGGATGGAAATACACAGACACCGATTCTGATGACGATGTCATCGAAATAAGCGATG GAATCTCCCGTTCACCGTCATATGCGTCTGAGATAGATGTTTGCAATACTCCAAGAAGTGACAGCCCTATACCGAACAACTACTTGAGTGACATTGACAGCCAAGTCACTTTAACTAGAGAGGCAACAAAAGTCTTGAGCAAAAGCCAAATACGGGGTATACCTGGGGAAAATCCTGCCAATCACCATCGTGACAGTAAACACTCAAGTCCCGTTCCATCCAAGTCTGACACGCACGACTCCGATTTTGGTTCACCCGAGTTTGAGAACAGTGCAAGCGATTCCGTATTTGTAGAGGAGCCGTCACCGAAAAGGCGACGTATCAAAAATCACCATAGTGACAGTAAACACTCAAGTCCCGTTCCATCCAAGTCTGACACATACAACTCCGATTTTGTTTCAGCCCAGTTTGATAACAGTGCAAGCGATTCCGTATTTGTAGAGGAGCCGTCACCGAACAAAAGGCCACGTATGAAAATTAAATGGCCTATGAATACATCTCCTAGAAAACCATCGGTGGACCAAAAGAAGAAGGATGCAAAAACATCACGTCAAACAAATGACACCGGCGGCAACGCTAAGACCCCGGATACACCAAACTCCTCAAGTGAGAGCAGCCTAGGGAGCACTGCAAGCACAAGTGAGACCATTGAAAAGAACACAAAGTGCAAAAGCAACTCAAGTGGAAGTAACTCCGTGGGCAAGACAAAGGCAACTGGACCAGATGAtggaaaagaagagaaagatgaTGTCCAGCCATCTCCCCAAG TTCAAAGTGTGGTGTGCATATCATCAAGCTCCTTGGCCGGCGGGCGTTCTTGTAAGGTGCCCGCACGAGTGCCACAAGCCGAGGTTAAAGTCGGAATGAAAGTGTTGGCCAAGAAGTCGAAAATGTGCTGGCAGCGTGGGAAAGTGATGAAAATGATCCAAGTCG CTGATGATAAGGTCAAATATATGGTCCAGTTTTACGACAAGACCAAGCGCCTCGTCTCGGCGCACCACCTCGCTTTCAGAAACGCACCCAAGTTGGACTACTTGTACGTCGGCGCCCGAGTGGTGATCGGCTCCACGTGCAAGGGCCCCCTCTGCTCCGGCATTTTGGCCGAGTTTCCCATCAGAAACAACCGTCAGAGGTATCTCCGACGCGTGTCGCGTAGCGACAAAAGTCGGATCCGTTTGATTCCTCTGTTGTTTAGGTTTCTGGCCTTTGCTGACGATCAAACGGCGCTGTATGTGGGCATACCTCATCTTCATCTGGTGTACAGACCAC TGGAGGACCCTTTGGAAGACATCAGTGACACTTACCACAGGGAATTTGTGAAGGAATACATCAAGGTCTGGCCTAACCCTCCCCTTGCCCAGGTCAAGTGTGGACAAAGCCTGAACGTGGAGCTCAGTGGAGTTCAGGAGAGCTGTGTGGTTGAGTCGCTCGACTGTAGCCTGATGCAGATCCGCTTTGTG GAAAGTCTACGTGAGGAATGGATCTACAGGGGCTCGTGGCGCCTGGAAATCATGGCTACAATGAACCAGTTGCATACGGACTCTTAA
- the setdb1a gene encoding histone-lysine N-methyltransferase SETDB1-A isoform X4 produces the protein MDVTPPDLLEQCNAMKSQLEKCKKQRDRLLELSNSSATAYEAVVKELYAFLGWKYTDTDSDDDVIEISDGISRSPSYASEIDVCNTPRSDSPIPNNYLSDIDSQVTLTREATKVLSKSQIRGIPGENPANHHRDSKHSSPVPSKSDTHDSDFGSPEFENSASDSVFVEEPSPKRRRIKNHHSDSKHSSPVPSKSDTYNSDFVSAQFDNSASDSVFVEEPSPNKRPRMKIKWPMNTSPRKPSVDQKKKDAKTSRQTNDTGGNAKTPDTPNSSSESSLGSTASTSETIEKNTKCKSNSSGSNSVGKTKATGPDDGKEEKDDVQPSPQVQSVVCISSSSLAGGRSCKVPARVPQAEVKVGMKVLAKKSKMCWQRGKVMKMIQVADDKVKYMVQFYDKTKRLVSAHHLAFRNAPKLDYLYVGARVVIGSTCKGPLCSGILAEFPIRNNRQRYLRRVSRSDKSRIRLIPLLFRFLAFADDQTALYVGIPHLHLVYRPLEDPLEDISDTYHREFVKEYIKVWPNPPLAQVKCGQSLNVELSGVQESCVVESLDCSLMQIRFVESLREEWIYRGSWRLEIMATMNQLHTDS, from the exons ATGGATGTGACCCCTCCTGATCTACTGGAGCAATGTAATGCGATGAAGTCCCAACTAGAAAAGTGCAAGAAACAGCGTGACCGACTCCTGGAACTCAGCAA CAGCTCTGCGACAGCATATGAAGCCGTTGTGAAGGAACTCTATGCCTTTCTGGGATGGAAATACACAGACACCGATTCTGATGACGATGTCATCGAAATAAGCGATG GAATCTCCCGTTCACCGTCATATGCGTCTGAGATAGATGTTTGCAATACTCCAAGAAGTGACAGCCCTATACCGAACAACTACTTGAGTGACATTGACAGCCAAGTCACTTTAACTAGAGAGGCAACAAAAGTCTTGAGCAAAAGCCAAATACGGGGTATACCTGGGGAAAATCCTGCCAATCACCATCGTGACAGTAAACACTCAAGTCCCGTTCCATCCAAGTCTGACACGCACGACTCCGATTTTGGTTCACCCGAGTTTGAGAACAGTGCAAGCGATTCCGTATTTGTAGAGGAGCCGTCACCGAAAAGGCGACGTATCAAAAATCACCATAGTGACAGTAAACACTCAAGTCCCGTTCCATCCAAGTCTGACACATACAACTCCGATTTTGTTTCAGCCCAGTTTGATAACAGTGCAAGCGATTCCGTATTTGTAGAGGAGCCGTCACCGAACAAAAGGCCACGTATGAAAATTAAATGGCCTATGAATACATCTCCTAGAAAACCATCGGTGGACCAAAAGAAGAAGGATGCAAAAACATCACGTCAAACAAATGACACCGGCGGCAACGCTAAGACCCCGGATACACCAAACTCCTCAAGTGAGAGCAGCCTAGGGAGCACTGCAAGCACAAGTGAGACCATTGAAAAGAACACAAAGTGCAAAAGCAACTCAAGTGGAAGTAACTCCGTGGGCAAGACAAAGGCAACTGGACCAGATGAtggaaaagaagagaaagatgaTGTCCAGCCATCTCCCCAAG TTCAAAGTGTGGTGTGCATATCATCAAGCTCCTTGGCCGGCGGGCGTTCTTGTAAGGTGCCCGCACGAGTGCCACAAGCCGAGGTTAAAGTCGGAATGAAAGTGTTGGCCAAGAAGTCGAAAATGTGCTGGCAGCGTGGGAAAGTGATGAAAATGATCCAAGTCG CTGATGATAAGGTCAAATATATGGTCCAGTTTTACGACAAGACCAAGCGCCTCGTCTCGGCGCACCACCTCGCTTTCAGAAACGCACCCAAGTTGGACTACTTGTACGTCGGCGCCCGAGTGGTGATCGGCTCCACGTGCAAGGGCCCCCTCTGCTCCGGCATTTTGGCCGAGTTTCCCATCAGAAACAACCGTCAGAGGTATCTCCGACGCGTGTCGCGTAGCGACAAAAGTCGGATCCGTTTGATTCCTCTGTTGTTTAGGTTTCTGGCCTTTGCTGACGATCAAACGGCGCTGTATGTGGGCATACCTCATCTTCATCTGGTGTACAGACCAC TGGAGGACCCTTTGGAAGACATCAGTGACACTTACCACAGGGAATTTGTGAAGGAATACATCAAGGTCTGGCCTAACCCTCCCCTTGCCCAGGTCAAGTGTGGACAAAGCCTGAACGTGGAGCTCAGTGGAGTTCAGGAGAGCTGTGTGGTTGAGTCGCTCGACTGTAGCCTGATGCAGATCCGCTTTGTG GAAAGTCTACGTGAGGAATGGATCTACAGGGGCTCGTGGCGCCTGGAAATCATGGCTACAATGAACCAGTTGCATACGGACTCTTAA
- the LOC119130613 gene encoding histone-lysine N-methyltransferase SETDB1-B-like yields MLLVLQNHSPEKGGGFVKSVKMMELGDQLEVTMLQSEETSAKRGRFEFENLPECESGPSTSGYSCKRTCLENGLLKRVEVSLVRLPDHKISALRPPTPSQFYSEDESQSSSDSDLEQDDESSDSDNASAKKSKAKKKQKVNNINHTPIIDSSAFAYVPQEATKIRPDLPEEEVTVGSTVLARKKNLKWQRGQIVEVVTKEDGRLKYKIMFEEKGRSLVSGHHIAFEVTPRLEQVYVGARVVVNCQEDTTQFRAGILAELPTRKNRLRFLVFLDNHRPIYVGLTLFYLVCRPLPDPTEDIQDEAHQRFMRQYLRDWPYPHLTQYKPGQNASVEFNGTLQRCKVEMVDSSLIMAVSECNQHKEWIHRGSIRLSHMPRFLEMRRREAEAAQQ; encoded by the exons ATGCTCTTAGTGCTCCAAAATCACAGTCCCGAAAAAGGCGGAGGTTTCGTTAAATCGG TGAAAATGATGGAGCTGGGTGATCAGTTGGAGGTAACAATGTTACAGTCCGAAGAAACTAGTGCAAAGAGGGGACGATTTGAGTTTG aaaaCTTGCCTGAATGTGAGTCTGGTCCGTCCACTAGTGGCTATTCATGCAAAAGGACATGTTTGGAAAATGGATTATTGAAAAGGGTGGAGGTATCTTTGGTTCGGCTTCCCGATCACAAGATCAGTGCTCTTCGACCGCCGACGCCTTCGCAGTTTTACAGCGAGGATGAATCTCAAAGCAGTTCCGATTCGGATTTGGAGCAGGATGACGAATCCAGCGATTCCGATAATGCGTCGGCCAAGAAATcgaaggctaaaaaaaaacaaaaagtcaacaatATTA ATCACACACCCATAATTGATTCTTCAGCGTTTGCCTATGTGCCTCAAGAAGCAACAAAAATCCGCCCTGATCTCCCTGAGGAGGAAGTCACCGTCGGGTCGACCGTACTGGCCAGGAAGAAGAACTTGAAGTGGCAACGGGGGCAGATTGTGGAGGTTGTTACCAAAG AAGATGGCCGGCTGAAGTACAAGATTATGTTTGAAGAAAAGGGAAGGAGCCTAGTCTCAGGACACCACATTGCTTTTGAGGTCACGCCGAGGCTGGAGCAGGTGTATGTCGGCGCTCGTGTGGTCGTCAACTGTCAGGAGGATACCACTCAGTTCCGAGCTGGTATCTTGGCGGAGCTCCCTACCAGAAAGAACCGCCTGAG GTTTTTGGTGTTCCTGGATAACCACAGACCCATCTATGTTGGCTTAACCTTATTTTACCTCGTGTGCAGACCAT TACCAGACCCCACAGAGGACATTCAAGACGAAGCTCACCAGCGTTTTATGAGGCAGTACCTAAGGGACTGGCCGTACCCTCATTTAACCCAATACAAGCCTGGCCAGAACGCCTCGGTGGAGTTTAACGGAACCCTGCAGAGGTGCAAGGTAGAGATGGTGGACTCCAGCTTGATAATGGCAGTTTCCGAG TGTAATCAGCACAAAGAATGGATACATCGAGGCTCCATACGGCTGTCGCATATGCCGAGGTTTTTGGAAATGAGGAGAAGAGAAGCTGAGGCGGCTCAACAGTAA